The Natribaculum luteum genome contains the following window.
GGCCTCGCCGGCCTGACGGATCGAGTCGAAGCCCTCGGTGACGGGCTCGCCCACGTAGGCGAAGCCGTCCTGGCTCGCTCCCCGCTTGATCGCGCGCTGGTCGTCGAAGTAAAAGCCCGAGAAGCCGGGCGTGGCGTGGACGGCCTCAATCCGCATTGCCGACACCTCCAGTGCCGCTGTGGGGACGACCAATCAGTTTCCCGTCGCTGATCGCGTCGACGTCGTCGGCGACCATCCGGAACGACTCCTGTCGTCCCTCGGTCTCGGCCCGCTGTGAGAGTCGCGCGCGGTGGATCTCCTTGATGTCGTCGTCCATCTCGAGGTCCGCCCACTCGAAGATGCGGACCCGGCCATCGTCGTCGCGTGCAGGGAGCACCGCACCCGCCGCGCTGTCGCTCGGGGCGAAGGGCACGTCGAGTGCACCGGACTCGAAGGCCTTGATTGTCCCCCAGGCGACGTCGCCGTCGCCGTGTTTCAGGATCGTGTCCATGAGACAGTGAGTCTCGCGTTCGATCAGTTCCTGCTCCTCGTCGATACCGTCGATGTCGATGTTCTGCTCGATCGCCATGTCGATGATCTGTCTCGTCGTTCGCAATCCGGCGGCGTTGGCCTCCTTGGTCGGCACACCCTGGAACTCCTGTGGGGACTTGGTGATGACCTTGTCGGGCTGGGCGATCGCTGCGGTCATCCCGCCGAGGCTGATGACGCCGTTGGCACGAGCCTCGTCCGGCGGGAACCCGCCCATCCACTCGTGGAAGACGGTCGTCACATAGACGTCGTCCGGGAGGTACTCGTTGCCCAGTTTCTTCAGGGCACGCAGGGCGGCGACGTCCTGGACGACGTTGCCGACCTGTCCGTATCCCAGCGTGACCGACCGGACGCCCTGGGTGGCCGCAAGCTGGCCCTCGACGATACCGATCGCGATCGCGATCGAGGGCGGGACGAGCGTCCCGGTCAGCGGACCGAACGGCTCGCGATTGATCCGGACGCCGCGTTCGGTGTACGCGCCGGCCAGCCGATCGACGAACTGCCAGTGTTCGATCGTCTCGGCGAGGCCGTGCTCTTTCGTGTAGGGGATGTTGTACGAGATCGGTCCGCCCTCGAAGCTCTGGAAGCCGCCCGCGAAGGTGATCGCCGCGAGCAGCCGAGCGTCGGGCGTGCCGTGGCGGACCTCGATCGGGGCGTCGATCGCCTCGATCAGGTTTCGGCAGCCGTCGACGCCGTGGTTGACGGCCGGAAAGCCGTTCAGGGTGTCCTCGCCCGTCTCCCGGGCCTTCTCGAGACCTTCCTGGGCTTTCCCGTACTCGTTGTCGCGCGTGTAGGAGTCGATGGTCGTCGGGAGGAGGTCCGCCTCGCCTTCACCGTGGAGGTACTCGAGCAGCTCGATCTGGTCGTCGAGTCGCGGGACGCCCGCTCTGGGCTGCAACAGCGGTTTGTCCGCGGACTCGAGCACCTCGGCGAAGCGCTTCTCGGCCGGAAGCGACTCGTGGTAGCGAATCGCCTCGTCGAAGTCGACGGCCGCACCCGTCGCCCAGTTGGATCGGATCTCGTCGTCGATACGCCGTAGCTCGTCGGAAGGAATACGCTCGTCTCGTATCATCTAGGAATTAACGGTAACACGCTCCGACTCTGTCGTCGTGATCTGCAAGTCGCGCTCCAGGGCGGCGATCGCCTCTTCGGGATCGGTCTCGGAGTCGAAGACCCGGTCGAACCCGAGGTCCTCGAACGTCGCCCGAGTCTCCTCGAAGTCGTCCTGGCCGACTGCGAGGTTGCCCCCGATGTAGGTGATCGCGTCGACGTCCGCCTCGGCGAGGACGTCGTGGAAACCCTGACAGTCCTGCTCGGCGTGACCGTAGAGCGAGGAGACCAGTACAGCCTCGGCGTCGTGGGCTTTCGCTGCCTCGGCGAACTCCTCCTGGGAGGTCTGTACGCCGAGGTTGACGACGTCGAAACCAGCTGCACTGAACGCCTGCTCGAGGATCGTGATCCCGACGACGTGCGCGTCGGACCCGATCACACCGAGGACGACCGTTCGGGTCATTGTATGGACAACCATGAGGAATGGGGCCTTAACTCTAATGGTTTTTCATGATAATACTCCTTATACAGCCTTGGACCCTCAGATTGTCACGTGTGAACACCATCATGATCTATAGTAAAGGTTTTTGCGTCCCTGTCTGCATTGTGGGGATACACGCATGGGAGCGCTCTCGAACTTACGCGTCCTCGATCTGACGCAGGTGCTTGCCGGACCGTACTGTACGATGTTGCT
Protein-coding sequences here:
- a CDS encoding methylaspartate mutase subunit E; this encodes MIRDERIPSDELRRIDDEIRSNWATGAAVDFDEAIRYHESLPAEKRFAEVLESADKPLLQPRAGVPRLDDQIELLEYLHGEGEADLLPTTIDSYTRDNEYGKAQEGLEKARETGEDTLNGFPAVNHGVDGCRNLIEAIDAPIEVRHGTPDARLLAAITFAGGFQSFEGGPISYNIPYTKEHGLAETIEHWQFVDRLAGAYTERGVRINREPFGPLTGTLVPPSIAIAIGIVEGQLAATQGVRSVTLGYGQVGNVVQDVAALRALKKLGNEYLPDDVYVTTVFHEWMGGFPPDEARANGVISLGGMTAAIAQPDKVITKSPQEFQGVPTKEANAAGLRTTRQIIDMAIEQNIDIDGIDEEQELIERETHCLMDTILKHGDGDVAWGTIKAFESGALDVPFAPSDSAAGAVLPARDDDGRVRIFEWADLEMDDDIKEIHRARLSQRAETEGRQESFRMVADDVDAISDGKLIGRPHSGTGGVGNAD
- the glmS gene encoding methylaspartate mutase subunit S encodes the protein MVVHTMTRTVVLGVIGSDAHVVGITILEQAFSAAGFDVVNLGVQTSQEEFAEAAKAHDAEAVLVSSLYGHAEQDCQGFHDVLAEADVDAITYIGGNLAVGQDDFEETRATFEDLGFDRVFDSETDPEEAIAALERDLQITTTESERVTVNS